One window of the Balaenoptera ricei isolate mBalRic1 chromosome X, mBalRic1.hap2, whole genome shotgun sequence genome contains the following:
- the LOC132357401 gene encoding translationally-controlled tumor protein-like, with protein MFSDIYKIREVEDGLCLGVEGKMVRRTGGNIDDSFIGGNASAEGPEGEGTESTVITGVDIVMNHHLQETSFTKEAYKKYIKDYMKSIKGKLEEQRPERVKPFMTGAAEQSKHILANFKKRSVLYW; from the coding sequence ATGTTCTCTGACATCTACAAGATCCGGGAGGTCGAGGATGGCCTGtgtctgggggtggaggggaagatGGTCCGTAGGACAGGGGGTAACATTGATGACTCGTTCATTGGTGGAAACGCCTCCGCTGAAGGCCCCGAGGGAGAAGGTACCGAAAGCACAGTAATCACTGGTGTGGATATTGTCATGAACCATCACTTGCAGGAAACCAGCTTCACAAAAGAAGCCTACAAGAAGTACATCAAAGATTACATGAAGTCAATCAAAGGGAAGCTTGAAGAACAGAGACCAGAAAGAGTAAAACCTTTTATGACAGGGGCTGCAGAACAAAGCAAGCACATCCTTGCTAATTTCAAAAAACGATCAGTTCTTTATTGGTGA